Proteins from a single region of Octopus bimaculoides isolate UCB-OBI-ISO-001 chromosome 11, ASM119413v2, whole genome shotgun sequence:
- the LOC106873923 gene encoding craniofacial development protein 2-like, with amino-acid sequence MNSSEDDKLAFYLSFTEIILNTRHDDKAIILGDFNACVGADWETWGVLGKHGVGSSNSNGSLLLQMCVEMDLCVMNTMFQLKNKYKTTWMHPGSKKWHLIDYIFTRKRDTRDFAIVRVMRGVECWTDHRLLRAKVNFVVKPKVKVNNDKLPKRIDVNKRKIPSVRKIDNDEVNLILEEKRKAFNMLQNVDVSANRTVATYFKAVKATVAEEAMDDAGKLVE; translated from the exons ATGAATTCATCAGAGGATGATAAACTTGCCTTCTATCTATCATTTACAGAGATTATACTCAATACCCGCCATGATGACAAAGCTATCATTTTGGGTGATTTTAATGCTTGCGTTGGTGCAGATTGGGAGACTTGGGGTGTCTTAGGAAAGCATGGGGTTGGGAGTTCCAACAGTAATGGTTCGCTACTGTTACAAATGTGCGTAGAGATGGATTTATGTGTCATGAATACAATGTTTCAACTAAAGAATAAGTATAAAACGACATGGATGCACCCTGGTTCTAAGAAATGGCATCTTATAGATTACATCTTCACCAGGAAACGAGATACTAGGGACTTTGCTATTGTACGAGTGATGCGTGGTGTAGAGTGCTGGACTGATCACAGGCTTTTGCGTGCCAAGGTGAATTTTGTCGTCAAGCCTAAGGTTAAAGTAAATAATGACAAATTACCTAAACGAATTGATGTCAATAAACGTAAGATTCCGTCAGTACGGA aaattgATAATGATGAAGTTAATCTTATCTTAGAGGAGAAGCGAAAAGCATTTAACATGTTGCAAAATGTTGACGTATCAGCGAACAGGACAGTGGCTACATATTTCAAGGCTGTAAAAGCAACAGTTGCAGAGGAAGCTATGGATGATGCAGGAAAATTGGTGGAGTGA